A region of Toxorhynchites rutilus septentrionalis strain SRP chromosome 1, ASM2978413v1, whole genome shotgun sequence DNA encodes the following proteins:
- the LOC129775221 gene encoding serine/threonine-protein kinase stk11 translates to MEVESAHTAEMCYITTPPPSKRTETVGEKYNHSSPPSERNSCRNQDQENGENRSRYAYAGDDPPPAEELHQRPTDGGSSGNYLLDDDEDVYRTVTSQRSGVQWINDDDEIERLDLSLSIDPANIVFNRVDSADIIYQAKRKKCKLVGKYVMGDVLGEGSYGKVKEVLDSETLSRRAVKILTKRKLRRIPNGEQNVRREIKLLRKLHHRNVIELLDVLYNEEKQKMYLIMEYCVGGLQEMLDSVPERKLPMHQAHDYFVQLLDGLEYLHGRGIIHKDIKPGNLLLTLDHMLKITDFGVAEALDVFAPNDDCTTGQGSPAFQPPEIANGHDVFSGFKVDIWSTGVTLYNITTGLYPYEGDNIYKLLENIGKCEWVAPEWLERRLADLLTNILQADPANRFSLQQIRQHEWFQCAPVAVGPLVPIPALKGDRLRRSTVLPYLEAHHYEAERDLANMYFTEHYINEEIACQQQQSGSLVDPRYSHGMESRSYNSDDYQNHQHHHQQPHSHPQSLYHHHHNSSSNKSNAAYSGEGAGDADSGRKTRSFSLSPKISMRHSTAPGAAAAGNSKRSRSRKPVSCISWKKWTHCRQS, encoded by the exons ATGGAAGTAGAATCTGCCCACACCGCTGAGATGTGCTACATTACAACACCCCCACCGAGCAAAAGGACAGAAACGGTCGGCGAAAAGTACAATCACAGCAGTCCGCCATCGGAGCGAAATAGCTGCAGAAATCAAGATCAGGAAAACGGGGAGAATCGAAGTCGATATGCGTATGCTGGAGATGATCCTCCCCCGGCGGAGGAGCTGCACCAGCGTCCCACGGACGGTGGAAGCTCAGGGAATTATCTGCTGGATGATGATGAGGATGTGTACCGGACGGTCACTAGTCAGCGTTCGGGCGTTCAGTGGATTAACGATGACGACGAAATTGAACGACTGGATTTGTCGCTGTCGATCGATCCGGCGAATATTGTGTTTAATCGGGTGGATAGTGCCGATATTATATACCAGGCGAAGCGGAAAAAGTGCAAACTGGTCGGGAAGTACGTGATGGGTGATGTTCTCGGTGAGGGGAGCTACGGGAAGGTTAAGGAGGTTCTAGACTCGGAGACGCTTAGCAGGAGAGCCGTTAAG ATTCTCACAAAGCGCAAACTGCGACGCATTCCAAATGGTGAGCAGAATGTCCGTCGTGAAATCAAATTACTTCGGAAGCTGCACCATCGTAACGTTATTGAACTACTTGATGTGCTGTATAACGAGGAAAAGCAGAAGATGTACTTGATAATGGAGTACTGTGTGGGGGGACTGCAGGAAATGCTGGATTCGGTTCCGGAGAGGAAACTGCCAATGCACCAGGCTCACGATTATTTTGTGCAGCTGTTGGACGGACTTGAGTATCTTCACGGGCGAGGCATTATCCACAAGGATATTAAACCGGGAAATCTACTCTTAACATTGGATCATATGCTGAAGATTACCGATTTTGGTGTGGCTGAG GCATTGGACGTATTCGCTCCCAACGATGATTGCACTACGGGCCAAGGTTCACCGGCGTTCCAACCACCGGAAATTGCTAACGGGCATGATGTGTTCTCCGGATTTAAGGTTGATATATGGAGCACTGGTGTTACGCT ATACAACATTACAACGGGTCTGTATCCGTACGAGGGTGATAACATTTACAAATTGCTAGAAAACATAGGAAAATGCGAATGGGTCGCTCCGGAATGGTTGGAACGTCGATTGGCGGATTTGTTAACCAATATTCTGCAGGCCGACCCGGCGAATCGATTCAGTTTGCAGCAAATTCGACAGCACGA ATGGTTTCAATGTGCACCGGTCGCTGTGGGTCCTTTGGTGCCGATACCAGCCCTCAAGGGAGACAGACTTAGACGTTCCACAGTATTGCCTTATCTGGAAGCACATCACTACGAGGCGGAACGGGATCTCGCGAACATGTATTTCACCGAGCACTATATTAACG AAGAGATAGCTTGCCAGCAGCAGCAGAGCGGGTCTCTCGTGGATCCCCGATATTCGCACGGGATGGAATCACGTTCCTACAATTCGGATGATTACCAGAACCACCAACACCACCATCAGCAGCCTCATTCTCATCCCCAGAGTctgtatcatcatcatcacaacagcagcagcaacaagaGCAATGCAGCGTATTCTGGTGAGGGCGCCGGCGATGCGGACAGTGGACGGAAGACGCGTAGCTTCTCCCTGTCGCCCAAGATCAGTATGCGCCACTCGACGGCTCCCGGTGCAGCCGCAGCCGGCAATTCCAAGCGATCTCGCTCACGGAAACCCGTTTCCTGTATATCGTGGAAAAAGTGGACCCACTGTCGACAGTCGTGA